A section of the Castanea sativa cultivar Marrone di Chiusa Pesio chromosome 12, ASM4071231v1 genome encodes:
- the LOC142620423 gene encoding uncharacterized protein LOC142620423, translating to MCLALFFAVDKLEHYMQAHTVRLIAKVDPVKYVLSRPVVSGRIARWAVLLQQYDLTYVPQKAIKGQVLADFLADHPVPSDWEFSDDFQTRMSEYQALIIGLQMAIEIGISHLEVFGDSKLIINQTLEQYDVKKEDLVPYCKYAKKLLTNFEAITLEHILRKENGRADALANWLPP from the exons ATGTGCCTCGCTCTTTTCTTTGCCGTAGACAAACTGGAACATTACATGCAAGCACATACGGTCCGTTTGATAGCAAAAGTGGATCCGGTTAAATATGTCCTCTCCAGGCCAGTGGTTTCGGGTCGCATAGCTCGATGGGCAGTCTTGCTGCAACAATACGACCTTACATATGTTCCGCAAAAAGCCATCAAAGGACAAGTATTGGCAGATTTCTTAGCTGATCACCCAGTTCCATCTGATTGGGAATTCTCTGATGATTTCCAGACGAGGatgt CCGAATATCAAGCATTGATCATTGGTctacaaatggccattgaaattgGCATATCGCATCTCGAAGTCTTTggggattccaaattaattatcaaccaaaccTTGGAGCAGTATGATGTCAAGAAAGAGGACCTTGTCCCTTATTGCAAATATGCGAAGAAATTGCTCACAAATTTTGAGGCAATTACATTGGAGCATATACTGAGGAAGGAGAATGGACGGGCTGATGCTTTAGCTAACTGGCTACCACCTTAG
- the LOC142620866 gene encoding hexose carrier protein HEX6-like, whose protein sequence is MIFCFDYTIFIIVFYNIVAHSKQGKTVHLNLYYKTLNSLSLSLSFVCTVCWSLEEAMAAGLAITSEEGQYNAKMTLLVVLSCMVAATGGIIFGYDLGISGGVTSMEPFLKKFFPEVYTKMNEDTKTSNYCKFDSQLLTSFTSSLYIAGLVASFFASTVTRVFGRKPSILIGGTAFLAGSALGGAALNVYMIIFGRILLGIGVGFANQSVPLYLSEMAPPNYRGAINIGFELWVGIGVLLANLINFGTEKIKGGWGWRISLAMAAVPALILTLGALFLPETPNSLIQNSKDHEKAKLMLQRVRGTNDVQAELDDLIEASSISKTIKHPFKNIIHRKNRPQLVMAIAIPFFQQVTGINVITFYAPVLFRTIGLGESASLFSAVMTGVVGAVSTTISMLIVDKLGRRALFMIGGIQMFLSQIIIGGLMAAQLGDHGGISKGYATLIIIFICIYVSGFGWSWGPLGWLVPSEIFPLEIRSAGQSITVAVGFIFIFLGAQTFLTMLCHFKSGIFFFFGGWVAVMTAFVYLLLPETKNVPIEQMSKVWREHWFWKRIVGEVNENIKMEAA, encoded by the exons atgatattttgttttgactATACCATATTTATTATAGTATTTTATAACATCGTTGCTCATTCCAAACAAGGAAAGACTGTTCATCTGAACctatattataaaactttgaactctctctctctttctctctcgttTGTGTGTACTGTGTGTTGGAGCTTGGAAGAAGCTATGGCAGCTGGGTTAGCCATAACAAGTGAAGAAGGGCAATATAATGCCAAGATGACCCTTTTGGTTGTCCTATCTTGTATGGTTGCTGCCACAGGAGGAATTATCTTTGGCTACGATCTTGGAATTTCAG GAGGAGTGACCTCTATGGAGCCATTTCTCAAAAAGTTCTTCCCCGAGGTGTACACTAAGATGAATGAAGACACTAAGACCAGCAACTACTGCAAATTTGATAGCCAACTGTTGACCTCCTTCACATCCTCACTTTATATTGCTGGCCTTGTTGCTTCCTTCTTTGCCTCAACAGTCACTAGAGTCTTTGGGCGCAAGCCATCAATTCTTATAGGAGGTACCGCATTCCTTGCTGGTTCAGCTCTTGGTGGTGCAGCTTTGAATGTGTACATGATTATATTTGGTCGAATTTTGCTTGGAATTGGTGTTGGTTTTGCCAACCAG TCAGTACCCTTGTATCTCTCAGAAATGGCACCACCAAACTACAGAGGAGCAATTAACATTGGCTTTGAACTCTGGGTTGGCATTGGGGTTCTATTAGCTAACCTCATAAATTTTGGTACTGAGAAGATTAAAGGCGGTTGGGGTTGGCGAATCTCCCTAGCCATGGCTGCAGTCCCAGCTTTAATCCTTACACTAGGTGCTCTATTTCTCCCAGAGACACCCAACAGCCTAATCCAGAACAGCAAAGACCACGAAAAGGCCAAGCTAATGCTGCAACGTGTCCGAGGCACCAATGATGTGCAAGCAGAATTAGATGATCTCATCGAAGCTAGTTCCATATCAAAAACCATTAAACACCCATTTAAGAATATCATACATAGAAAGAATAGGCCTCAACTGGTTATGGCAATAGCAATTCCATTTTTCCAACAAGTAACCGGAATAAATGTCATCACCTTCTATGCACCTGTACTTTTTCGAACAATTGGTTTAGGTGAAAGCGCATCACTATTCTCCGCAGTCATGACTGGGGTTGTTGGTGCTGTCTCAACCACCATATCAATGCTTATAGTGGATAAACTTGGCCGAAGAGCTTTGTTTATGATTGGGGGTATTCAGATGTTCCTCTCACAAATTATAATTGGTGGACTCATGGCTGCTCAGCTTGGAGATCATGGTGGGATTAGCAAAGGGTATGCAActttgattataatttttatttgtatatatgtGTCCGGGTTTGGATGGTCATGGGGGCCACTAGGATGGTTGGTTCCAAGTgagatttttcctttggaaATTCGATCGGCAGGACAAAGTATTACAGTAGCAGTGGGCTTCATCTTCATATTTTTGGGTGCTCAAACTTTTCTTACCATGCTTTGCCATTTCAAATCtggtattttcttcttttttgggggaTGGGTAGCTGTGATGACTGCATTTGTGTACTTGTTGTTGCCGGAGACTAAGAACGTGCCCATTGAACAGATGAGTAAAGTATGGAGGGAGCATTGGTTTTGGAAGAGAATTGTTGGGGAGGtgaatgaaaatataaagatgGAAGCAGCATGA